Proteins encoded within one genomic window of Leptolyngbya sp. CCY15150:
- a CDS encoding magnesium chelatase subunit H, whose translation MFTYVKPAIRHIEPENLQNRSLLKVVYVVLEPQYQSALSAAVRSINQNNPNLAIEISGYLLEELRSPENYEAFEKDVANANVFIASLIFIEELAEKVVTAVEPHRDHLDVAVVFPSMPQVMRLNKMGTFSMAQLGQSKSAIGEFMKKRKKQSGSSFQDAMLKLLNTLPKVLKYLPMDKAQDARNFMLSFQYWLGGSAENLENFLLMLADKYVFKDQVSQDGEALHYQEPVTYPDMGIWHPLAPRMFEDVQDYLTWYNSRPDISDDLKDPLVPTVGMVLQRTHLVTGDDAHYVAMVQELECMGARVIPVFAGGLDFSKPVDAYFYYPNSPGKTLVDTVISLTGFALVGGPARQDHPKAIDALKRLNRPYMVALPLVFQTTEEWQDSDLGLHPIQVALQIAIPELDGAIEPIILSGRDGATGKAIALQDRVEAITQRAMKWATLRRKPKVDKKVAITIFSFPPDKGNVGTAAYLDVFGSIYEVVKALKGNGYDIQDLPDSPQALMEAVIHDAQAQYASPELNVAYRMSVPEYEELTPYHKRLEDSWGPAPGHLNSDGQNLLIYGKSFGNVFIGVQPTFGYEGDPMRLLFSRSASPHHGFAAYYTFLERIWQADAVLHFGTHGSLEFMPGKQMGMSGECYPDSLIGTIPNLYYYAANNPSEATIAKRRSYAETISYLTPPAENAGLYKGLKELSELIASYQTQKESGRAIQIVNAIVDKCRLVNLDKDIDLPEVEADQLSMEERDNLIGKVYIRLMEIESRLLPCGLHIIGQPPTAEEAIATLVNIASLDRAEDDLLGLPRIIATSIGRNLDDIYKNSDRGVLEDVQLLYDITQATRVTVAALVQAQTDAEGRVSLVSKLNFFNMGKKEPWLQALTDAGYPNVDVDALKKLMEYLEFCLQQVCADNELGALLKALEGEYVIPGPGGDPIRNPDVLPTGKNIHALDPQSIPTTAAVQSATIVVDRLLDRQRAENGGAYPETVSFVLWGTDNIKTYGESLAQVMMLVGVRPVPDSLGRVNKLELIPLEELKRPRIDVVVNCSGVFRDLFINQMNLLDRAIKMAAESDEPIEMNFVRKHALQQAEEMGIHLRQAATRVFSNASGSYAANVNLAVENSTWENESELQDMYLRRKGFAFNSDNPGMMDESREIFEASLKTVDVTFQNLDSSEISLTDVSHYFDSDPTKVVANLRKDGKTPSSFIADTTTANAQVRSLSETVRLDARTKMLNPKWYEGMLSHGYEGVRELSKRLVNTVGWSATAGAVDNWVYEDVNTTFMEDEEMQKRLMNLNPHSFRKMVTTLLEVNGRGYWETSEENLDRLRQLYQEVEDRIEGVE comes from the coding sequence ATGTTCACTTATGTCAAGCCCGCGATCAGACACATTGAGCCGGAAAATCTTCAGAACCGTTCGCTGCTCAAGGTTGTCTATGTGGTGCTAGAGCCGCAGTACCAAAGCGCCTTATCCGCGGCGGTTCGCTCGATTAACCAGAACAACCCCAATCTCGCCATCGAAATCAGCGGGTATCTGCTAGAAGAACTCCGCAGCCCAGAAAACTACGAAGCTTTTGAGAAGGACGTCGCCAACGCGAATGTCTTCATTGCCTCTTTGATTTTCATCGAAGAGCTTGCGGAAAAGGTGGTGACAGCGGTGGAGCCCCACCGCGATCACCTCGACGTGGCGGTGGTGTTCCCCTCCATGCCGCAAGTGATGCGCCTCAACAAGATGGGTACCTTCTCCATGGCCCAGCTTGGTCAATCCAAGAGCGCCATCGGCGAGTTCATGAAGAAGCGCAAGAAGCAGTCGGGCAGCAGCTTCCAAGACGCCATGCTCAAGTTGCTCAACACCTTGCCCAAGGTGCTGAAGTATCTACCCATGGACAAGGCCCAGGATGCTCGCAACTTCATGCTCAGCTTCCAGTATTGGCTGGGTGGCTCGGCGGAAAACCTGGAAAACTTCCTGCTGATGTTGGCCGACAAGTATGTCTTCAAAGACCAAGTATCCCAAGATGGGGAAGCTCTGCACTACCAAGAGCCGGTCACCTACCCCGACATGGGCATCTGGCATCCCTTGGCTCCGCGCATGTTTGAGGATGTGCAGGACTATTTGACCTGGTATAACAGCCGTCCTGATATTTCCGATGACCTCAAAGATCCCCTCGTGCCCACGGTGGGCATGGTGCTGCAGCGCACCCACTTGGTCACCGGGGATGATGCCCACTATGTGGCCATGGTGCAGGAGCTGGAATGCATGGGCGCACGGGTGATCCCGGTGTTTGCCGGCGGACTCGACTTCTCAAAACCCGTCGATGCCTATTTCTACTACCCCAATTCCCCCGGCAAGACCCTCGTCGATACGGTGATTTCCCTTACCGGTTTTGCCCTGGTTGGCGGCCCCGCTCGGCAGGATCATCCCAAGGCCATCGACGCCCTCAAGCGCCTCAACCGTCCCTACATGGTGGCGCTGCCCTTGGTGTTCCAAACCACCGAAGAATGGCAGGATAGCGACCTGGGTCTCCACCCGATTCAGGTGGCGCTACAAATTGCTATTCCCGAACTGGATGGAGCCATTGAACCGATCATCCTCTCCGGTCGCGATGGGGCCACGGGGAAAGCGATCGCTCTCCAAGATCGGGTTGAAGCCATCACCCAACGGGCCATGAAATGGGCCACCCTCCGCCGTAAGCCCAAGGTGGATAAGAAGGTGGCGATTACCATCTTCAGCTTCCCGCCCGATAAAGGCAACGTGGGTACTGCCGCCTACCTCGACGTGTTTGGCTCCATCTACGAAGTGGTGAAGGCGCTGAAGGGCAACGGCTACGACATTCAAGACCTGCCCGATTCGCCCCAAGCGCTGATGGAAGCGGTGATCCATGATGCCCAGGCCCAATACGCCAGCCCCGAGCTGAATGTGGCCTACCGCATGTCGGTGCCAGAGTATGAGGAGCTAACGCCTTACCATAAGCGCTTGGAAGATAGCTGGGGCCCTGCGCCAGGACATCTCAACTCCGATGGTCAGAATCTGCTGATCTACGGTAAGTCCTTCGGCAACGTGTTCATCGGGGTTCAGCCCACCTTCGGCTACGAAGGCGACCCGATGCGGCTGCTGTTCTCCCGTTCCGCCAGCCCCCACCATGGCTTCGCCGCCTACTACACCTTCCTCGAACGCATCTGGCAGGCGGACGCGGTGCTGCACTTTGGCACCCACGGCTCCCTAGAGTTCATGCCGGGTAAGCAAATGGGCATGTCGGGCGAATGCTACCCCGATAGCCTGATTGGCACTATTCCCAACCTCTACTACTACGCGGCGAATAACCCTTCAGAAGCGACGATCGCCAAGCGCCGTAGCTATGCCGAGACCATCAGCTACCTGACGCCCCCAGCCGAAAATGCTGGGCTGTACAAAGGTCTGAAGGAACTCAGCGAACTGATTGCCTCCTACCAAACCCAGAAGGAAAGCGGCCGGGCGATTCAAATCGTCAATGCCATTGTGGATAAATGTCGCTTGGTGAATCTGGATAAGGACATCGATCTACCGGAGGTCGAGGCCGATCAGCTTTCCATGGAAGAGCGGGACAATCTCATCGGCAAGGTCTATATCCGCCTGATGGAAATTGAGTCGCGGCTGTTGCCCTGCGGTCTGCATATCATCGGTCAACCACCGACGGCAGAGGAAGCGATCGCCACCCTGGTGAATATCGCCAGCCTCGATCGCGCCGAAGATGATCTGCTGGGTCTACCGCGCATCATCGCCACCAGCATTGGCCGTAACTTGGATGATATCTACAAGAACAGCGATCGCGGCGTTCTAGAAGACGTGCAGTTGCTCTACGACATCACCCAAGCCACCCGCGTCACCGTGGCTGCCTTAGTTCAGGCCCAAACCGATGCAGAGGGTCGGGTGTCCTTGGTCTCCAAGCTCAACTTCTTCAACATGGGCAAGAAGGAGCCATGGCTGCAGGCGCTGACCGATGCAGGCTACCCCAATGTGGATGTGGACGCCCTCAAGAAGCTGATGGAATATCTGGAATTCTGTCTGCAGCAGGTCTGCGCGGATAACGAGCTGGGCGCTCTGCTGAAGGCGCTGGAGGGTGAATACGTCATCCCTGGCCCCGGCGGCGACCCAATTCGCAACCCCGATGTCCTGCCCACCGGCAAAAATATCCACGCTCTCGATCCTCAGTCCATTCCCACCACCGCTGCGGTGCAGTCCGCCACCATCGTGGTCGATCGCTTGCTCGATCGCCAACGGGCCGAAAATGGTGGAGCCTATCCCGAAACCGTGTCCTTCGTCCTCTGGGGCACCGACAACATCAAAACCTACGGTGAATCCTTGGCCCAGGTGATGATGCTGGTGGGTGTGCGGCCGGTGCCAGATTCCCTCGGTCGGGTGAACAAGCTGGAACTCATTCCCCTAGAGGAACTGAAACGTCCTCGTATTGACGTGGTGGTCAACTGTTCTGGGGTCTTCCGCGACCTGTTTATCAACCAAATGAACCTGTTGGATCGGGCTATCAAGATGGCCGCCGAATCCGATGAGCCCATTGAGATGAACTTTGTGCGCAAGCACGCCCTGCAGCAGGCAGAAGAGATGGGCATCCATCTGCGCCAAGCCGCTACCCGCGTATTTTCCAACGCCTCCGGTTCCTACGCCGCCAACGTCAACCTGGCCGTGGAAAACAGCACCTGGGAAAACGAGTCGGAACTGCAGGATATGTACCTGCGCCGCAAGGGCTTTGCCTTCAACTCCGACAACCCTGGCATGATGGACGAGTCACGGGAGATCTTCGAAGCCTCCCTGAAGACCGTGGATGTCACCTTCCAAAACCTGGATTCGTCAGAAATTTCCCTGACGGATGTGTCCCACTACTTCGACTCCGACCCCACCAAGGTGGTCGCCAATCTGCGCAAGGACGGCAAGACCCCGTCGTCCTTCATCGCCGATACCACCACAGCCAATGCTCAGGTACGCAGCCTGTCAGAAACCGTGCGCCTCGATGCCCGCACCAAAATGCTCAATCCCAAGTGGTACGAAGGGATGCTCTCCCACGGCTACGAAGGCGTGCGGGAACTATCGAAGCGATTGGTGAACACGGTCGGCTGGTCGGCAACGGCGGGCGCTGTAGACAACTGGGTCTACGAAGATGTGAACACCACCTTCATGGAAGACGAGGAGATGCAAAAGCGGTTGATGAACCTCAACCCCCACTCCTTCCGCAAGATGGTGACCACGCTGCTGGAGGTCAACGGTCGTGGCTACTGGGAAACCAGCGAAGAAAACCTCGATCGCCTACGCCAGCTCTACCAAGAAGTGGAAGACCGCATCGAAGGCGTTGAGTAG
- a CDS encoding YdiU family protein, translated as MVSANPFLNLDYEPALEAIGDDYYDVVAAADFPQQILRFRNDALLPRLGLSPESVTDGDFIEAFAAFKGREPLLALRYHGYQFGEYNPFLGDGRGFLYGQVRGTDGDLYDLGTKGSGTTPYSRGGDGRLTLKGGVREVLAAEMLHVLGVNTSRCLSLVETGDSLWRGDEPSPTRASVMVRFSRSHIRFGTFERLHYIQRPDLIQRLLNHVIVTYYPHLWEESDRYELFYQELVQRTADLTAQWMMTGFCHAVLNTDNMSITGESFDYGPYAFLDRYDPRFTAAYFDYSGRYCYANQPAACVWNLERLQVPLKAVLSADVMKDALAGFGDRFTTEYRRLMLQKLGLAHVPDDLGIPLLQTTLQLLVDSDISYHAFFLMLRQQVSPLWWQDASLMLNGAIAQPGCELDESQFHPAHLQEWRSLYHRAIAAAEHEAVAARLNRWNPDTILLRSQIEAVWEPITVDDDWQPFEQLLKRIWASVKISAPVL; from the coding sequence TCGGTGATGATTACTATGATGTGGTCGCCGCTGCAGATTTTCCTCAGCAGATCCTGCGCTTTCGTAACGATGCCCTGTTACCCCGGTTAGGGCTATCGCCTGAGTCGGTGACCGATGGCGATTTTATCGAAGCCTTTGCAGCCTTTAAGGGACGGGAACCGCTGCTGGCCCTGCGCTACCATGGCTATCAGTTTGGGGAATATAATCCCTTTTTGGGGGATGGTCGCGGCTTCTTATACGGTCAGGTGCGGGGTACGGATGGCGATCTCTACGACCTGGGTACCAAGGGATCGGGGACAACGCCCTACTCCCGAGGCGGTGATGGCCGCCTCACCCTGAAGGGCGGCGTGCGGGAGGTGTTGGCGGCGGAAATGCTGCATGTGCTGGGGGTCAACACCTCTCGCTGCCTAAGTTTGGTGGAAACCGGCGATTCCCTATGGCGGGGTGACGAACCGTCCCCCACCCGTGCCTCGGTGATGGTGCGCTTCAGCCGTTCCCATATTCGCTTTGGCACCTTTGAGCGTCTGCACTATATTCAGCGTCCAGACTTAATTCAGCGGTTGCTCAACCATGTGATTGTCACCTACTATCCCCATCTCTGGGAGGAGAGCGATCGCTACGAGTTGTTTTACCAAGAGCTGGTGCAGCGGACAGCGGACTTGACGGCCCAGTGGATGATGACGGGTTTTTGCCATGCGGTGTTAAACACCGACAACATGTCGATCACCGGCGAAAGCTTTGACTACGGCCCCTATGCCTTCCTGGATCGCTACGATCCTCGCTTCACGGCCGCCTATTTTGACTACAGCGGTCGCTACTGCTACGCTAATCAACCGGCGGCCTGTGTATGGAATCTAGAGCGGCTTCAGGTGCCGTTGAAGGCTGTACTGTCGGCGGATGTCATGAAGGATGCCTTAGCTGGATTTGGCGATCGCTTCACCACAGAGTATCGGCGGTTGATGCTGCAAAAACTGGGCTTGGCGCATGTGCCGGATGACCTCGGTATTCCTTTGCTGCAAACGACGCTCCAGCTTTTGGTGGACAGCGACATCAGCTACCATGCCTTTTTCCTGATGCTGCGGCAGCAGGTGTCGCCCCTGTGGTGGCAGGATGCATCCTTGATGTTGAATGGGGCGATCGCCCAGCCTGGCTGTGAACTGGATGAGTCCCAATTTCACCCAGCCCATCTCCAAGAATGGCGATCGCTCTACCATAGGGCGATCGCTGCGGCAGAGCATGAGGCGGTGGCGGCAAGGCTCAATCGCTGGAATCCCGATACCATCCTGCTGCGATCGCAGATTGAAGCGGTGTGGGAGCCGATTACTGTGGATGATGACTGGCAACCTTTTGAACAGTTGCTCAAGCGTATCTGGGCATCGGTGAAGATATCAGCTCCGGTGCTGTAG
- the bchH gene encoding magnesium chelatase subunit H, translating to MKRIVLIAGFESFNADLYRQAAREVSDRCPELQMQVFSDRDLAADPQAVEQALQGADVFFASLMFDYDQVLWLRERVQQIPIRLVFESALELMSLTQLGKFAIGDKPKGMPKPVQFILSKFGGSQREEDKLAGYISFLKVGPKLLKYIPVGKVQDLRNWLIIYGYWNAGGSDNVAAMAGYLAKTYLGLTVGEIPPMLETPNMGLLHPDYDGYFLSPRSYLDWYLSQSSLAATAPRVGLLLYRKHVITRQPYIPQLIRHFEQAGLIPIPIFINGVEGHVAVRDWMTTAHEQAQRQQGTVDLPSLSTDAVTVDAITSTIGFPLVGGPAGSMEAGRQVEVAKRILSAKNVPYVVSAPLLIQDIHSWTRQGIGGLQSVVLYALPELDGAIDPVPLGGLVGDKIYLVPERVKRLTGRLNQWIALRRKPKSDRKLAIILYGFPPGYGATGTAALLNVPQSLMNVLRALESEGYDLGNDPLPEDGEALIAQVKAADDLFVSAMPPGSRLTDGQTTTVAPRQLEKWLGYLLTRRVEKQWKSLTQSGIRTLTGEHPEDSRYLLGGVQLGNLWIGVQPPLGLQGDPMRLMFERDLTPHPQYAAFYQWLQHDFQADVVLHFGMHGTVEWLPGSPLGNTGYSWSDVLLGNLPHLYIYAANNPSESMLAKRRGYGVLISHNVPPYGRAGLYKELVTLRDLIAEYREDPEKNDGLTEIICKKVLDTGLEADCPFDDAKRLGLAFSPETVRMFSSDRFRHYLVKLYDYLQVLEARLFSSGLHILGEAPNPDQVQGYLSAYFGDRPDDDQDQAAIAQEITHRLAQTTDELTNLLRGLNGEYIPPAPGGDLLRDGPGVLPTGRNIHALDPYRMPSPAAYERGKAIARQLIAQHQDAQGTYPETIAVMLWGLDTIKTKGESIGILLELVGAAPVKEGTGRIVRYDLISLDDLDHPRIDVLGNLSGIFRDSFVNVIELLDDLFQRAAQADEPIERNFIRKHAIALQAQGVENPCARLFSNPAGDFGSLVNDRVVDSNWETGKELADTWKGRNTFSYGRHDKGQSRPEILDILLQSTDGIVQQIDSVEYGLTDIQEYYANTGALKQAAEQKRGKKVTASFVESFSKDTTPRSLESLLRMEYRTKLLNPKWAEAMSDQGSGGAYEISQRMTALIGWSGTTDFQDHWVYDQAAETYALDAEMAEKLRRANPEAFRNIVGRMLEAHGRGFWAADDRKLSQLRSLYELTDEELEGVTV from the coding sequence ATGAAACGCATCGTGTTAATCGCTGGGTTTGAGTCATTTAATGCCGATCTCTATCGCCAAGCGGCCCGAGAGGTGAGCGATCGCTGTCCTGAGCTACAGATGCAGGTGTTTAGCGATCGCGATCTGGCAGCGGATCCCCAGGCGGTTGAGCAGGCGCTCCAGGGTGCTGATGTGTTTTTCGCCAGCCTGATGTTTGACTACGATCAAGTCCTCTGGCTGCGGGAGCGGGTACAGCAGATTCCCATTCGCCTGGTGTTTGAGTCGGCCTTGGAACTGATGAGCCTCACCCAACTGGGCAAGTTTGCCATCGGCGACAAGCCTAAAGGTATGCCCAAGCCGGTGCAGTTTATCCTTAGCAAGTTTGGCGGCAGCCAGCGGGAGGAAGACAAGCTGGCCGGCTACATCAGCTTCCTCAAGGTTGGCCCCAAGCTTCTGAAATACATCCCCGTGGGCAAGGTGCAGGATCTGCGCAACTGGCTGATCATCTACGGCTATTGGAATGCGGGCGGCAGCGACAACGTGGCGGCTATGGCCGGGTACCTGGCCAAAACCTACCTAGGGCTAACCGTTGGCGAGATTCCGCCGATGCTGGAAACCCCCAACATGGGGCTGCTCCATCCCGACTACGACGGCTATTTTCTATCCCCCCGCTCCTACCTCGACTGGTACCTGAGCCAATCTTCCCTAGCTGCCACCGCTCCCCGCGTCGGTCTGCTGCTCTACCGCAAGCATGTGATCACCCGCCAGCCCTACATTCCCCAACTGATCCGGCATTTTGAGCAAGCCGGGCTGATTCCCATTCCCATCTTTATTAACGGTGTGGAAGGCCACGTAGCGGTGCGCGACTGGATGACCACCGCCCACGAACAGGCCCAGCGCCAGCAGGGCACCGTAGACCTTCCCTCCCTCTCCACGGATGCCGTGACGGTGGATGCCATTACCTCGACCATTGGCTTTCCCCTGGTGGGCGGCCCGGCCGGATCCATGGAAGCCGGGCGGCAGGTGGAGGTAGCCAAGCGCATCCTCAGTGCCAAAAATGTGCCCTATGTCGTCTCCGCGCCGCTGCTGATTCAAGATATTCATTCCTGGACACGCCAGGGTATCGGCGGTCTGCAAAGCGTGGTGCTCTATGCCCTGCCCGAACTCGACGGAGCCATCGATCCGGTGCCCCTAGGCGGCTTGGTGGGCGACAAGATTTACCTAGTGCCCGAACGGGTGAAACGGCTGACGGGTCGGCTGAACCAATGGATTGCCCTGCGCCGCAAACCCAAGAGCGATCGCAAGCTGGCGATTATTCTCTACGGCTTTCCCCCCGGCTACGGCGCAACCGGCACCGCCGCCCTGCTGAATGTGCCTCAATCGCTGATGAACGTCCTACGGGCCTTGGAATCTGAGGGGTACGATCTCGGCAACGACCCGCTACCAGAGGATGGGGAAGCCCTGATTGCCCAAGTGAAGGCCGCAGACGATCTGTTTGTCTCCGCCATGCCCCCCGGCTCTCGGCTGACCGATGGCCAAACCACCACCGTCGCCCCCCGCCAGTTGGAGAAATGGCTGGGCTACCTGCTCACCCGCCGGGTGGAAAAACAGTGGAAATCCCTCACCCAGAGCGGCATTCGCACCCTCACCGGCGAACATCCCGAGGATAGCCGCTACCTGCTGGGCGGCGTGCAGTTGGGTAATCTGTGGATTGGCGTGCAGCCGCCCCTGGGTCTCCAGGGCGATCCCATGCGGCTGATGTTTGAGCGAGATCTGACGCCCCATCCCCAATATGCCGCCTTCTACCAATGGCTCCAGCACGACTTCCAAGCCGATGTGGTGCTCCACTTTGGGATGCACGGCACGGTGGAATGGCTGCCCGGCTCCCCCCTCGGCAACACTGGCTATTCCTGGTCGGACGTCCTCCTAGGCAATCTGCCCCATCTTTATATCTATGCGGCCAATAATCCCTCCGAGTCGATGCTGGCCAAGCGGCGGGGCTACGGCGTGCTGATTTCCCACAACGTACCGCCCTACGGTCGAGCTGGTTTGTATAAAGAACTGGTGACCCTACGGGATTTGATCGCCGAGTATCGCGAGGATCCCGAGAAAAACGACGGACTCACCGAGATTATCTGTAAAAAAGTTCTGGATACTGGTCTAGAAGCCGACTGTCCCTTTGACGATGCCAAGCGCCTTGGCCTAGCCTTCAGTCCTGAAACCGTCCGCATGTTCAGCAGCGATCGCTTCCGCCACTACCTGGTCAAGCTCTACGACTATCTGCAAGTGCTCGAAGCCCGCCTCTTTTCTTCGGGATTGCACATCCTCGGGGAAGCACCAAATCCAGACCAAGTGCAGGGCTATTTATCCGCCTACTTTGGCGATCGCCCTGACGATGATCAAGACCAAGCGGCGATCGCCCAGGAGATCACCCACCGCCTGGCCCAAACCACTGACGAACTCACCAACCTACTGCGCGGCCTCAACGGCGAATATATTCCCCCCGCCCCCGGCGGCGATCTGTTGCGCGACGGCCCCGGCGTCTTACCCACCGGCCGTAACATCCACGCCCTCGATCCCTACCGGATGCCCTCCCCCGCCGCCTACGAACGCGGGAAAGCGATCGCTCGCCAGTTGATCGCCCAACACCAGGACGCCCAGGGAACCTATCCAGAAACCATTGCGGTGATGCTCTGGGGCTTGGATACGATCAAAACCAAGGGCGAATCCATCGGTATCTTACTGGAACTGGTGGGAGCTGCACCGGTGAAAGAAGGCACCGGCCGCATTGTCCGCTACGACCTGATTTCCCTAGACGACCTCGATCATCCCCGCATTGATGTCCTGGGTAACTTATCCGGCATCTTCCGCGATAGCTTCGTCAACGTGATTGAGTTACTCGACGATCTATTCCAGCGCGCCGCCCAAGCCGACGAGCCGATTGAGCGTAACTTTATTCGCAAACATGCGATCGCCCTCCAAGCTCAAGGTGTCGAAAATCCCTGTGCCCGTCTCTTTTCCAATCCCGCTGGTGACTTTGGTTCCTTAGTCAACGATCGCGTCGTGGATTCCAACTGGGAAACCGGGAAAGAGCTAGCCGACACCTGGAAAGGTCGCAACACCTTTAGCTATGGTCGCCACGATAAAGGGCAGTCGCGCCCCGAAATTTTAGATATCTTACTCCAGTCCACCGACGGCATTGTGCAACAGATCGACTCCGTGGAATATGGCTTAACCGATATTCAGGAATATTACGCTAACACCGGCGCGCTGAAACAGGCAGCCGAACAGAAACGCGGCAAGAAAGTCACTGCTAGCTTCGTGGAAAGCTTCTCCAAAGACACTACCCCTCGCAGTTTAGAATCTCTCCTGCGCATGGAATATCGCACCAAGCTCCTTAATCCTAAATGGGCTGAAGCCATGTCCGACCAAGGTTCTGGCGGAGCCTACGAAATTTCCCAGCGCATGACTGCTCTGATCGGCTGGAGCGGCACGACAGATTTCCAAGATCACTGGGTCTATGATCAAGCCGCCGAGACCTATGCCCTTGATGCAGAGATGGCCGAGAAGTTACGGCGGGCTAACCCCGAAGCGTTTCGCAATATTGTAGGACGAATGCTAGAAGCTCACGGTCGCGGCTTTTGGGCTGCGGATGATCGGAAACTTAGTCAGTTGCGATCGCTCTATGAGTTAACCGATGAAGAGCTAGAAGGGGTGACGGTGTAG
- a CDS encoding glycosyltransferase, with product MKINILTIGSRGDVQPYIALGVGLQQAGYTVQLTTHDTFKDLIQHYGLDFWPIGGNVQAIVQGEAGQSMIESGGNSLQALSLLRQALDPILAESLAQTWASCQDADAVISSGTAFFGDDVAECLGLPSFIALLQPLLPTGSITHPMAPPFHLGKTLNRWVYQFFNRFYWQLFKQSVNDWRQRTLHLAPHQECPFLSQRWRSLPKLLGYSPAVIPHPPDWDAHHHITGYWFLDAPPDFTPPADLLAFLDAGDPPISIGFGSMTSRDAETITAIALAALEKTGQRGLLLTGWGGIQNTDLPDHIFKLDAIPHDWLFPRMKAIVHHGGAGTTAATLRSGIPGIVVPFFADQPFWGNRSAQLGVSPQPIPKKRLSIDSLAHAIQQATTDSALRQQAQHLGRTIRAEDGIGQAMQVINATLTTAKIAST from the coding sequence ATGAAAATCAACATTCTCACGATCGGGTCTCGCGGTGATGTTCAGCCTTACATCGCGCTGGGAGTAGGGCTACAGCAAGCGGGCTACACCGTCCAGCTCACCACCCACGACACCTTCAAAGATTTAATTCAACACTATGGTCTAGACTTCTGGCCCATTGGCGGTAATGTGCAAGCGATCGTCCAAGGAGAAGCAGGGCAGAGCATGATTGAATCCGGAGGCAATTCACTGCAAGCTCTGAGTCTTTTACGACAAGCGCTAGATCCGATTTTGGCAGAGTCCTTAGCCCAGACTTGGGCCTCTTGTCAGGATGCAGATGCCGTCATTAGCAGCGGCACAGCCTTTTTTGGCGATGATGTGGCGGAGTGTCTGGGACTACCGTCTTTCATTGCCCTCCTCCAACCCCTTTTGCCAACCGGATCAATCACCCACCCGATGGCTCCTCCCTTTCACCTGGGAAAAACCCTCAATCGTTGGGTCTATCAATTTTTCAACCGCTTTTACTGGCAGCTCTTCAAGCAATCGGTCAATGATTGGCGGCAGCGCACGCTGCACTTAGCGCCGCACCAAGAATGTCCGTTCTTGAGTCAGCGTTGGCGATCGCTGCCTAAGCTGTTGGGCTACAGTCCAGCAGTCATTCCTCATCCTCCCGACTGGGATGCCCACCACCATATAACGGGATACTGGTTTCTGGATGCGCCGCCGGATTTCACACCACCGGCTGATCTGCTGGCATTTTTGGATGCAGGAGACCCACCCATTTCGATTGGATTCGGCTCTATGACCAGCCGAGATGCAGAAACTATCACAGCGATCGCCCTGGCTGCATTAGAGAAAACCGGTCAACGGGGACTGCTGCTCACAGGATGGGGCGGCATTCAAAATACCGATCTTCCCGACCACATCTTTAAGCTAGACGCCATTCCCCATGACTGGCTGTTCCCCCGCATGAAGGCGATTGTTCACCATGGTGGTGCAGGAACAACAGCAGCAACGTTGCGATCGGGCATACCGGGGATTGTTGTACCGTTTTTTGCCGATCAACCCTTTTGGGGCAATCGCTCTGCTCAATTAGGCGTTAGTCCTCAACCCATTCCCAAAAAACGCCTCTCGATTGATTCTCTGGCCCATGCTATCCAGCAGGCAACCACAGACTCAGCCCTACGACAGCAAGCTCAGCATCTAGGAAGAACCATTCGGGCGGAGGATGGTATTGGTCAAGCTATGCAGGTGATCAACGCCACCCTCACCACTGCCAAGATTGCTTCGACGTAA